atttttatgaaacaactttgtgagcgtgtagcacgtgaagatgtacgttcaaatttttcatttcaattttttgaaatttcaaaatgtatataagatgcatttcaaaataaagggagcatatgctcccatgtgccaaaacaccattCCTATATGTTATGCTTCTTCAAGATACCTATTTGAGTTGATAAAGTTTTAAACCATCTACCTTAAAACCAGTTCTAAACTATCTGTTGTTTTGTTATTTTAAGGCTCACAGAAATATTATTATTCATGCTTACGTTACCGGTCCTATACCTCATCAGAGAAGCATTTTCTTAAAGAGTAAAAAGCTGCGTATACTGCACCAAGCAACCCATACGACCTTTTTTCCGATAAACGGGCAAGCTAAGGGATGTACGAATGAAATCAAGACAAAACGTTAAACAACCTAAAAGCATAGTGCCTGACAACGTCATCGACAAAAGCACATCCAAATCTACTATGTCGGCAAGGTGTGCCAACAGCCAAAACGGGATGTAGGTGGCGAGGCGAAGCTTGCGTGTTAACCTAACATTTACATGGTGAGATTGATGATGTTATTAGCTTTTTTTTTTGGCTGGTGATGATACCATTAACTGATCTACCATGATATCTTTGTGATAAAACAAACGAGCTACAGAAAGTACGTACGAAATCAAGACAAAATATCCTAAAAGCATATATAGCGCTTGATGATGTCATAGACAAAGGCCCATGCAAATCTGCTACGTCGGCCACAATGTGCCAATGCGGGATGTAGCCGGCGAGGCAAAGCTTGCGTGGTCACCTAGTATCAAATAATCCTTAAATTGAATATGAATATGAGACTTACAAGTTTACAGTTCAATCTACAACCATTAATCAAATTAAACGAACGATGAATCGAGGGAGAGAAATGGAAGAAGCAAATGTATGCATGAGAAGAGGAAGACAACAATGTCAAGGATTATTGGTGGCTTCATCGGTTAGTAGTCGAATTGCCGCCAGGTGGAGAAGGTCTGGCCGAAATGCCAGCCGGCCGGGATGATGTTCTCGCAGACGATATTCTGTCCGCCGGTGGAGGTGATACTCAAGGAGAGCGTCTGCCCCATCAGGCCCGACATGCCCTGCCAGATGACGCCCCAGTTCCTGGACATTTGCATCCATCCGGTGTTGGTACCCTTCACCGAGATGCTCTTGATCGATCCGCTCCCGGCCACGTTGGTCACCAGCACCAGCTCGAAGTAGTTGAACCCTAGCATGGTGAACCGCAACCCTCCCGTCCTCCAGCACTTGACCCTGTAAATCCACGCAGAGATCGTTAACCACCATGTGATGTCATTAATTGGTTGAATGTGAGATGATGGATCTTACTGCTGATAGACGATGGGGATGATGCCGGCTCTGTATATGCCGATCTTCTCCCAGGCGGGCTGCGACATGTCGAAGTGGGGGCGGGGAGGGTTGCACCACCCGCCGTTGTCATTTGGAAGGTCATAGTTGGGAGGGCAGAGGTTGGTGGCGGAGACGGTGATGGAGGTCCCTGGCTTGCACATAGTGGACTTGCCCTGGTCGCAGATGATGAGGTAGCACTGCCCGCACGAGGCCCCGTCGTTGAACAACACCGTGCTCAGCGCCGCGTTGTCGAGCCCGTACCCCTGGTCGTACAGGTTCGTGTACCCACAAGCACCACCTGCACCATGATCATCAGGACGTGCATACGCAAGCTAACCATGATCGATGCTCACTAGTCACTAGCTTAACTACGTACTTACCCATTGTGCCAGAGCCGTCGCTGCCGCCGTAGAAGGTGGCGGTGCCCTGGAGCCAGCCCGACCTGACCACCGGCGCCGCCAAGCACACCACCAACAGCTGCAGGATCAAGCGCTTCCCACCTGTCATATCTAGCTTCTCCTGATCCAACCCTGAACCGTACGCAGAGAGATGATTGATCCTCGTAGGTTGATTTGGAGCTGAGGAATGATTACGATAACGGTGGTCGTTAAATACCTCGAGGCTTGAGGAAGAGGTTAATTGTACG
This Lolium perenne isolate Kyuss_39 chromosome 1, Kyuss_2.0, whole genome shotgun sequence DNA region includes the following protein-coding sequences:
- the LOC127327266 gene encoding expansin-A18: MTGGKRLILQLLVVCLAAPVVRSGWLQGTATFYGGSDGSGTMGGACGYTNLYDQGYGLDNAALSTVLFNDGASCGQCYLIICDQGKSTMCKPGTSITVSATNLCPPNYDLPNDNGGWCNPPRPHFDMSQPAWEKIGIYRAGIIPIVYQQVKCWRTGGLRFTMLGFNYFELVLVTNVAGSGSIKSISVKGTNTGWMQMSRNWGVIWQGMSGLMGQTLSLSITSTGGQNIVCENIIPAGWHFGQTFSTWRQFDY